The following coding sequences lie in one Acidobacteriota bacterium genomic window:
- a CDS encoding dihydrodipicolinate synthase family protein: MIWKGVMPAITTCFNEDLSIDHGFVAKHVRWMLDNGCTGMVAPGSLGEGNTLTFAERGALWETIVKASGDNPVIGAISALSTAEAVEQAKMAVDKGCQGLMVLPPYVYKGDWREMKYHVSEIFKATTLSCMLYNNPIAYGTDFLPEQIQELAGEHENFHSVKESSADTRRVTAIRALVGDRLAILVGVDDGIVEAIGVGAVGWIAGLVNALPKESVDLFNLAMKGEKEKAMKLYNWFLPLLRLDCVPKFVQLIKLVQQEVGMGSARVRPPRLEIVGKELEETLALIRSSLANRL, from the coding sequence ATGATTTGGAAGGGCGTGATGCCCGCAATTACCACCTGCTTCAACGAAGACCTGAGCATAGATCACGGCTTCGTCGCCAAACACGTTCGCTGGATGCTGGACAACGGCTGCACCGGAATGGTCGCGCCGGGATCACTTGGCGAAGGCAACACGCTGACGTTCGCCGAACGCGGCGCATTGTGGGAAACCATCGTCAAAGCCTCCGGCGACAATCCCGTCATCGGAGCCATCTCCGCGCTGAGCACCGCCGAAGCCGTCGAACAGGCGAAAATGGCTGTGGATAAAGGCTGCCAGGGACTGATGGTTTTGCCGCCTTACGTGTACAAAGGCGATTGGCGCGAAATGAAATACCACGTCTCTGAAATTTTCAAGGCGACGACGTTGTCCTGCATGCTGTACAACAACCCGATTGCTTACGGCACGGACTTTTTGCCCGAACAGATTCAGGAACTCGCGGGCGAACACGAAAATTTTCATTCGGTCAAAGAATCCAGCGCCGACACGCGCCGCGTGACAGCGATTCGCGCGCTGGTCGGTGACCGGTTGGCGATTCTGGTCGGCGTGGACGACGGCATTGTCGAAGCCATTGGCGTCGGCGCAGTCGGCTGGATTGCCGGGTTGGTCAACGCGCTGCCGAAAGAATCCGTGGACTTGTTCAATCTGGCAATGAAGGGCGAGAAGGAAAAAGCGATGAAACTGTACAACTGGTTTTTGCCGCTGCTGCGATTGGACTGTGTTCCGAAGTTCGTGCAGTTGATCAAGCTGGTGCAACAGGAAGTCGGAATGGGCAGCGCACGCGTGCGTCCACCACGGTTGGAAATCGTCGGCAAGGAATTGGAAGAAACCTTGGCGCTGATTCGATCGTCGCTAGCC